In Thermococcus thioreducens, a genomic segment contains:
- a CDS encoding pyridoxal-phosphate dependent enzyme: MQVRCPSCGRLYSSFIPPTCSCGEPLRIAYDYESVDVYSWKGRRPGVWKYRELLPDVDRVISLNEGGTPLLKAKLGEELGLNVFIKDETRNPTGSFRDRLITVAVSYGIPHAENGFVVASNGNAAASLSAYAARAGKPAYTVVPKLVEQGKLNQIVAFGAKVIRYGESVDEGISYAEGLAEGKGLYNVTPESNLVGLEGQKTLAFELWEELNPTHVVIPTGSGSNLYSIYKGFTELMEIGAIEEMPRLIAVQAEKCSPIASEVLGVEPRAEPTKALALYVKNPVMKELALKAIGETDGTAVLVGEDELDLGQRLLAGEGIFAEYASAVIVPALLKLAEEGYFERDDRIALIVTSSGLKGHYAETREKFSIGGTKLDILRLLSGRVMYGYEIWEALEKPLKYQAVYQHLRELESLGLIDESHRRGRRVYYRLTDKGRRFLETLSE; this comes from the coding sequence ATGCAGGTTCGATGTCCAAGCTGTGGGAGGCTCTACTCCTCCTTTATTCCCCCAACGTGCTCCTGCGGTGAGCCGCTCAGGATAGCGTACGACTATGAATCCGTGGACGTTTATTCATGGAAAGGGAGAAGGCCCGGTGTCTGGAAGTATCGGGAGCTTCTTCCCGATGTGGACCGTGTCATCAGCCTGAACGAGGGCGGAACGCCCCTTCTGAAGGCTAAACTCGGTGAGGAACTCGGTCTGAACGTCTTCATCAAAGACGAGACGAGGAATCCCACTGGCTCGTTCAGGGACAGGCTCATCACTGTGGCGGTCTCCTACGGCATTCCCCACGCAGAGAACGGTTTTGTTGTGGCCAGCAACGGAAACGCCGCCGCTTCCCTTTCGGCCTATGCCGCCCGGGCTGGGAAGCCTGCTTACACAGTCGTTCCAAAACTGGTTGAGCAGGGGAAGCTGAACCAGATAGTGGCTTTCGGTGCGAAGGTGATCCGCTACGGTGAGAGCGTTGATGAGGGCATAAGCTACGCGGAAGGATTGGCTGAGGGCAAGGGGCTCTACAACGTCACCCCCGAGAGCAACCTCGTCGGTTTGGAGGGGCAGAAGACGCTCGCCTTTGAGCTGTGGGAGGAGCTGAACCCGACCCACGTGGTGATCCCGACGGGAAGTGGAAGCAACCTCTACAGCATCTATAAGGGCTTTACCGAGCTCATGGAGATAGGTGCCATTGAGGAAATGCCCAGACTCATAGCGGTGCAGGCGGAGAAATGCTCCCCCATAGCGAGTGAGGTTCTGGGCGTCGAGCCGAGGGCGGAGCCGACCAAGGCGCTGGCGCTCTACGTGAAGAACCCCGTGATGAAGGAGCTGGCTTTGAAGGCCATAGGCGAGACCGACGGGACCGCTGTGCTAGTCGGCGAGGATGAGCTCGACCTTGGGCAGAGGTTGCTCGCCGGGGAGGGGATCTTTGCGGAGTACGCTTCGGCAGTGATAGTTCCTGCCCTGCTCAAGCTGGCCGAGGAAGGTTACTTTGAGAGGGACGACAGAATAGCGCTTATCGTGACCAGCTCTGGCCTCAAGGGACACTACGCTGAGACACGGGAAAAGTTCAGCATAGGGGGAACAAAGCTTGATATACTGAGACTTCTCAGCGGGAGGGTCATGTACGGCTATGAGATATGGGAGGCCCTTGAGAAGCCGCTCAAGTATCAGGCGGTTTACCAGCACCTCCGTGAGCTTGAGAGTCTGGGCCTAATAGACGAATCCCATAGAAGGGGCAGGCGCGTCTACTACAGGCTGACGGATAAAGGGCGCAGGTTCCTGGAGACACTATCTGAGTAA